The DNA sequence AAAACTGCCGATTACATTAGCAGTCGATGCCAGTCCCTTCGCTTTAGGCGCAGTTTTATCACACTCCCTACCGGATGAAACGGAGAGACCCATTTCATATGCGAGTAAAGCTCTAAATAACGTGGAGAAACGGTACCCGCAGGTTGATAGAGAAGCTCTTGCTATTGTGTGGGGAGTAAAAAGGTTTTTTGAATACTTGTATGGTCGAAAATTCACCTTGTATACTGACAATAAACCTGTGTCTCATATCTTCGCACCAAATGCTCTCCTTCCAAAATTTACTTTATCTCGTTGTGCAAACTATGCATCCTACCTGTCCAACTTTAATTACGACATCAAATTCAGGCGTTCAACTCAAAATTGCAATGCTGATTATTTGTCTCGTATCCACAGCTTCAGCGTACCTTCCTCATCTTTCGacgattttgatatttttattctAAACCAAATTGAGCTACTTCCTGTTACGTCACAACTAATTGCAGCAGAAACAAGGAAAGATCCACAACTTTCACCAATTTTGCTAGCAATCCAACAAGGGAAGGACTTAACCTCACTTGGCTACACCGGACGGCAAGCAGAATATACGCAGGCTTGTGATTGCCTTTTATGGGGTCACCGTTTAGTGATTCCAGCTAAATTGCAAAAAAGAATATTAGAAGAACTGCATCTTGCGCACTCTGgcattacaaaaatgaaaagccTTGCCAGATCAATCGTGTACTGGCCAAACATTGATCAAGATATTGAACAACTCGCTAAAACCTGTGAGGCGTGTCTCAGTCACAGCAAAGCTCCTCCAAAATTCTCGCATCCATGGGAATACCCAACAGCTCCTTGGGAGAGAATTCACATAGACTACGCAGGTCCAATTTGTGGCAAATACTTGCTCATTGTAGTGGACGCTTACTCCAAATGGTTACAGGTTTTCCCTTCTCAGTCCATGACTAGTGAAGCAACCTGTAAGCTACTCTCAAACACATTCTCCCTGTTCGGTGCTCCGGTCACAGTCGTCTCGGACAACGGCCCTGCTTTTGTCTCCAACcattttcaacaattccttaaaTCACAAGGAATcctatttcacaaaaaaatagcGCCATACCATCCGGCAACCAACGGACAAGCAGAGCGAGCGGTACAAACCGTCAAGAATTCTTTAAAATACATGGCGGCAACAATCCACACCCTCCAAGACTCCTTAAACACCATTGTCCAACGATATAATAGAACACCTCATCAAGCAACGGGACAACCGCCCTCCTTACTCTTCATCGGCAGAACAACCCGAACTCGGCTTGATGCTATGCATCCGAATCTCAAAATCATGGTTAATCAACGACAAGACAACAGCTTTCCAAAGAAGCTCCGTTCCTTCAGAATAAATCAAGAGGTTATGTTTCGGTCATACAATAGTCCGAAACCCTGGCTGCGAGGTGTGATTTCTGCAAAACTCGGTGCCTTGCACTACCTGGTCAAATACAAAAACCAAGAACACAAGCGTCACATTGACCAATTACTGTCTTGCGGAATCACTCTTGACCACCCTTCACCGTCTAATTGCAACACTGATGTTCCGAATGCTGCTGATGCAACGACCAGAAAACGGGTAAAATTCTTTCCTGTATCCAACGCAACCTCTAGCCCTCAACCGGAGTCTACTTTTATTCAAACCTCACCACTTGTTCTATCTGATAGGTCAAACTCAACTCCTTGTACAACTTCacatgatgaaatttcaaactcAGCTATTCAATCTTCTCCGAAGAACTCAGCTATTCAATCTCCTCCGAAGAACTCATCTATTGAATCTTCCCCGAAGAACTCAGCTATTCAATCTTCTCCGAAGAACTCATCCATTCAATCTTCCCCGAAGAACTCATCTATTCAATCTTCTTCGAGGAACTTATCAATTCAATCTTCTCCGGGAAATTTATCTACTCAACCACAGTCTACTTCTAACCAACCTTCGCAAAAAGGCTCACCGACCCAGTCAACTTCAGATTCTAGCTCTTCACCCGATGTTTCACCACAACATCTCAAGTCACCGATTAGTCAACATGCAGAATCCTCTAGTCAATCTATCAACGTTACTCCTAAAAATGTACCTATATCAAAACCCAACAAAGGTCGAGGCAGAGGTGTTTCTAAAGCCaccaaaaaacaattttcagttAAACCTGGTGTTTCGACTTTTGGTCGCATTGTTAAACCTAAGGAACCATACTCTCCAGAGTAACAAATTGAATTATTGCTCTTTCTCTGTAACACtgttaaataattttcagatttttatttttctgttccattagaaaaaaatttattaacataaattttttttcttcgcacTCTTGCGGAGATTGTGGTATCCGTCAAGTTGGTAGTATGTATTGCTAGGGAGATTTGCCCTAGTAGGTCGTGAAGCCTGGTTGGGCACTTGTTAGCTTATCAAATAAATGTGATCTTCTTCTTAGACCAGTGTCTCCCTTTTTCACCTTTCCCTTCAAAGGCATCTTCTGCGATATTAtaggttctatctgcagctcgtggacttctgtacgatattgtccagaatcatctaaattttcaaaaagtgtccgcttgttcgatacccaatttgctcattcatgcatacaaggagaagcgcatgaaagctttagcagacattttggagatgaatcaagaattagatgaagaatttatgacttaaatcacggcaccttaatcacgggatgaccttaattacggcaactatttattgtccatgagatgcagatggttccatttccctagctcatcaaaaggtattcgaagatcaatttcatcagccacccgtacgaaccacgtttctagtgacccgtacttgcttcgcacgtatgaaacatacaatcagagaaaacagaattcatcttacaataatcaataatcagtaggacatgaatcgttgcgatgtataatacgacattataatgcggcattactattgtaattcattttaatggattaggggcattataaatcattattgccacgtcggaatgaaatgttgtagactgaattgaaaagcatgttggcaaaatttattagaaaaatagtataacatgtaggtacataacataaaggtaatacaaattaaatgattagagcgtgtatatttcattacattataggtatattacaatcatttttgtcattgttggaaattttgatagtttgaaatttgatagttgatagttgatagtttgagagttgaaaatttggttattttatttagttaaggtgattcgatagacgccatattttgtgtcagaatggcatgcgacatatcccatcaattggttccattttttcatttactcatcatttttctccaattttaagtttcgcaattctgttttcaggagactaaagcactcacttatcaatttgtatatttatattgagttaagggtagagacgtattcctcaccggaattgaggaatggaggtgttacagtaagtccggcattaggttccatttcgacatcagcgacgatcaacgctacgatactggaagccagtcttccgatattaaatccctagcggggaagaaaaaaaatgcctagatttcgctaaaaatccctaaatccccagatttgctcaaatatacttaaaaaatccctagattttgcaaaaagcgccatttttaacgaagaatcatgatgtcattcgatgtagcgatttgcaatatttaaatctgattggctcgtttgaattttggcgctctctgaaagcagtgctaatccagaccaataaaatgaaagaatattagttgatttcttattattaacaggttgaatgcagttgaatgtcaagtacatcgaaggacgcaatcgttttaatttccggcttatttgcggggaaaatagtgttgccaaaaaggcctacaaaatatagatgaaaaaatgttttcgattgtcgaagctagaattgaggttaaaaagttgatttttggtaactttacctcatcaaaaaaaaatccctagatttcctgaaaaatccctaaatccctggaaattccggaaaatccctaaatctagggataaacccttagacatcggatggctgttggaagcattagagtcaacatttgaaacgctgctgcagaatttgccgggagtataatcgagtgttgaaagtcagtagaattgaacaatgtaataattgctttccgaaataagcgttataataaaaaaaccacgaatctgaactgttaatactggaacacaccttctgtaaatgtaccttgcgagagataagtaaaaaaatagatgtactggaggagaagtgcttctccacagagtttgaagaaggaaaaaaaatgcccaaatttacttacttcagcattttcggcaaaatcactgcaatttccgaacctttttctggccaggggccaaaattaaatgattatgaagggccacttagatgttgtagataaaaataggactgttgaaaaagtcgccgttttcaataaatatgttcccggaatggaagagttaggttaaaaaatttagagttaaaaaattcccatgagccgagtgccgtaggttaagggcccgttcgccaaaactaatcggaactgtatgaatgaattgctccttttaaaaatcaaaacaatatcgaattgcgatatattacacagttaagatagggctatgtcctgtcgtaagcggcgacatacagtcgatatcatttcaataatcgccccaatggccacgatagttgttagacgtttacggtttccctggtaacctttgtttgctatcagctgatatcgagtaaatgactaggaagctccaacccagtggttaaagcttccttaaccgcgaaaactttaaaattcaaattttcaaattttgaacgtaaagtacattttttcc is a window from the Bemisia tabaci chromosome 5, PGI_BMITA_v3 genome containing:
- the LOC109041688 gene encoding uncharacterized protein; translation: MGAELNSTLRDLAYPSKVDSLSFDVICSMLIDHFVKKKNKYTEAINFRKVFQKDGEKVHEFAARLKAAARFCKFDDFLNYSLIVQFIHGVLDDDIRDEIITKQPDQFEEALKIAQALEASQEASSHLKPNQPATVHKFYDSKPKVKKKQSSNFRSKSQHRSNQAKVLDRLEKIGIKLNRPKCQFFLDSVEFLGHRIDQHGLHKLDKHVNAIVNAEKPQNADELRTFLGKVTYYHSFIPDLSTITHPLREILKHKIFSWTQEGLAAFNKLKEILISDQVLTPYDPKLPITLAVDASPFALGAVLSHSLPDETERPISYASKALNNVEKRYPQVDREALAIVWGVKRFFEYLYGRKFTLYTDNKPVSHIFAPNALLPKFTLSRCANYASYLSNFNYDIKFRRSTQNCNADYLSRIHSFSVPSSSFDDFDIFILNQIELLPVTSQLIAAETRKDPQLSPILLAIQQGKDLTSLGYTGRQAEYTQACDCLLWGHRLVIPAKLQKRILEELHLAHSGITKMKSLARSIVYWPNIDQDIEQLAKTCEACLSHSKAPPKFSHPWEYPTAPWERIHIDYAGPICGKYLLIVVDAYSKWLQVFPSQSMTSEATCKLLSNTFSLFGAPVTVVSDNGPAFVSNHFQQFLKSQGILFHKKIAPYHPATNGQAERAVQTVKNSLKYMAATIHTLQDSLNTIVQRYNRTPHQATGQPPSLLFIGRTTRTRLDAMHPNLKIMVNQRQDNSFPKKLRSFRINQEVMFRSYNSPKPWLRGVISAKLGALHYLVKYKNQEHKRHIDQLLSCGITLDHPSPSNCNTDVPNAADATTRKRVKFFPVSNATSSPQPESTFIQTSPLVLSDRSNSTPCTTSHDEISNSAIQSSPKNSAIQSPPKNSSIESSPKNSAIQSSPKNSSIQSSPKNSSIQSSSRNLSIQSSPGNLSTQPQSTSNQPSQKGSPTQSTSDSSSSPDVSPQHLKSPISQHAESSSQSINVTPKNVPISKPNKGRGRGVSKATKKQFSVKPGVSTFGRIVKPKEPYSPE